A stretch of Microbacterium sp. 4R-513 DNA encodes these proteins:
- a CDS encoding Sec-independent protein translocase TatB: protein MFFGLTIEKLLVIGVIAALLIGPERLPRYAETLAHLTTRTRDFLRNAKTRVQDEMGEEFEDVDWRTLDPRRYDPRRIIREALLDDAPVPTVRAASAGAAIEATGTPPPPPGAIRGFAPNETPPFDGEAT from the coding sequence ATGTTCTTCGGCCTGACGATCGAGAAGCTCCTCGTGATCGGTGTGATCGCGGCGCTCCTCATCGGGCCCGAGCGTCTGCCCCGCTATGCGGAGACGCTGGCGCACCTCACGACCCGCACGCGCGACTTCCTCCGCAACGCCAAGACGCGCGTGCAGGACGAGATGGGCGAGGAGTTCGAGGACGTCGACTGGCGGACCCTCGACCCCCGCCGCTACGACCCTCGGCGGATCATCCGCGAGGCGCTCCTCGACGATGCGCCCGTGCCGACAGTCCGTGCCGCGTCGGCCGGAGCGGCGATCGAGGCGACGGGCACGCCCCCTCCGCCGCCGGGCGCGATCCGGGGCTTCGCGCCGAACGAGACGCCGCCCTTCGACGGCGAGGCGACCTGA
- the dapE gene encoding succinyl-diaminopimelate desuccinylase, whose protein sequence is MPELDLSATSVDLTRAICDIPSVSGDEVTLADAIERAIGGLGHLDLFRDGDTIVARTDLGRPQRVVIAGHIDTVPINDNVPTRDVDIDGRPHIWGRGTVDMKAGVAVQLKLAAELADPRIDITWMWYDHEEVDAALNGLNRLSASRPDLFAGDFAILGEPSNGQVEGGCNGNLRAVVRTHGVRSHSARAWIGENAIHKAAPILARLAEYQPREVPVEGLVYREGLNAVRIAGGVAGNVIPDLCEVEVNYRFAPNRSVEEATAHVEDVLAGFEVEVIDSAAGARPGLDAPLAQEFVAAVGAEPRPKYGWTDVARFSALGVPAVNYGPGDPHLAHHDEERVPIDQIEDVERGLRAWLTSS, encoded by the coding sequence ATGCCGGAGCTCGATCTGTCCGCGACATCCGTCGACCTCACCAGGGCCATCTGCGACATCCCGAGCGTCTCCGGCGATGAGGTCACACTCGCCGATGCGATCGAGCGTGCCATCGGCGGACTCGGCCACCTCGATCTCTTCCGGGACGGCGACACGATCGTGGCGCGCACGGATCTCGGGCGGCCGCAACGGGTCGTCATCGCGGGGCACATCGACACCGTGCCGATCAACGACAACGTCCCCACCCGCGACGTCGACATCGACGGCCGCCCGCACATCTGGGGCCGCGGCACGGTCGACATGAAGGCCGGTGTCGCGGTGCAGCTCAAGCTCGCGGCCGAGCTCGCCGACCCGCGGATCGACATCACCTGGATGTGGTACGACCACGAAGAGGTGGATGCCGCGCTCAACGGACTGAACCGGCTGTCGGCGTCACGGCCGGACCTCTTCGCGGGTGACTTCGCGATCCTCGGCGAGCCGTCGAACGGCCAGGTCGAGGGCGGCTGCAACGGGAACCTACGCGCCGTCGTCCGGACGCACGGCGTCCGCTCGCACAGCGCGCGGGCGTGGATCGGCGAGAACGCGATCCACAAGGCGGCGCCCATCCTCGCCCGCCTCGCCGAGTATCAGCCGCGCGAGGTGCCCGTCGAGGGCCTCGTCTACCGCGAGGGGCTCAACGCCGTCCGCATCGCCGGTGGAGTCGCGGGGAACGTCATCCCCGACCTCTGCGAAGTCGAGGTCAACTACCGCTTCGCGCCGAACCGCTCCGTCGAGGAGGCGACGGCCCACGTCGAGGACGTGCTCGCCGGATTCGAGGTCGAGGTCATCGACAGCGCCGCCGGTGCCCGACCGGGCCTCGACGCGCCGCTCGCGCAGGAGTTCGTGGCCGCCGTCGGGGCCGAGCCCCGGCCGAAGTACGGCTGGACGGACGTCGCCCGGTTCTCGGCGCTCGGGGTACCGGCCGTCAACTACGGCCCCGGCGACCCGCACCTCGCGCACCACGACGAGGAGCGCGTCCCGATCGACCAGATCGAAGACGTCGAGCGTGGGCTCCGGGCGTGGCTGACGAGCTCCTGA
- a CDS encoding Mrp/NBP35 family ATP-binding protein: MTDSAAAVHAAVGAVVDPELRRTLDELGMVRDVRVEGQTAHVAILLTIVGCPAADRISREVTDAAASVPGIAEVDLEVGVMSPEQRRALTEQLRGGRAARTMPFGPDSLTRVIAVTSGKGGVGKSTLTANLAVALAARGLSVGLVDADVHGFSIPGLLGLVDADGRTVKPTRIDELIVPPIAYDVKTVSIGMFLREGEERSAVAWRGPMLHRTVQQFLTDVHFGDLDVLLLDMPPGTGDVAISVGQLLPHAEVLVVTTPQAAASDVAIRSALVARQIGQRVAGVIENMAAMVLPDGTTVDVFGSGGGASVAASLSSEAEPVPLLASIPLSPALRSDADAGVPVVVAHPDDPAARAIAEVAERIAVKPRGLAGRSLPISPR, translated from the coding sequence GTGACCGATTCCGCAGCCGCCGTCCACGCGGCGGTCGGCGCCGTCGTCGACCCCGAGCTGCGCCGCACGCTCGACGAGCTCGGCATGGTCCGCGACGTCCGGGTGGAAGGGCAGACGGCGCACGTCGCGATCCTCCTGACGATCGTCGGCTGCCCCGCGGCCGATCGCATCTCTCGAGAGGTGACGGATGCCGCGGCATCCGTCCCCGGCATCGCCGAGGTCGACCTCGAGGTCGGTGTCATGTCGCCGGAGCAGCGCCGGGCGCTCACCGAGCAGCTGCGAGGCGGCCGCGCGGCGCGGACGATGCCGTTCGGGCCCGATTCGCTCACCCGCGTCATCGCCGTGACGAGCGGGAAGGGCGGCGTCGGCAAGTCCACCCTCACCGCCAACCTCGCCGTCGCCCTGGCGGCGAGGGGTCTGAGCGTCGGCCTCGTCGACGCCGACGTGCACGGCTTCTCGATCCCCGGACTCCTCGGCCTCGTCGACGCCGACGGCCGCACGGTCAAGCCCACGCGCATCGACGAGCTCATCGTGCCGCCCATCGCCTACGACGTGAAGACGGTCTCGATCGGCATGTTCTTGCGCGAGGGAGAGGAGCGCTCGGCCGTCGCGTGGCGGGGGCCCATGCTCCACCGCACCGTGCAGCAGTTCCTCACCGACGTGCACTTCGGCGACCTCGACGTGCTGCTCCTCGACATGCCGCCGGGGACGGGGGATGTCGCGATCTCGGTCGGTCAGCTCCTCCCCCATGCCGAGGTGCTCGTCGTCACCACCCCGCAGGCCGCGGCATCCGATGTCGCCATCCGCAGCGCGCTCGTCGCGCGTCAGATCGGACAGCGGGTCGCCGGGGTCATCGAGAACATGGCCGCCATGGTGCTCCCCGACGGCACGACGGTCGACGTCTTCGGCTCGGGCGGCGGCGCGTCGGTCGCGGCGAGCCTCTCCAGCGAGGCGGAACCGGTGCCGCTGCTCGCGTCGATCCCGCTCAGTCCCGCTCTGCGGTCGGATGCCGATGCCGGCGTTCCCGTGGTCGTGGCACACCCCGACGACCCGGCCGCGCGAGCCATCGCCGAGGTGGCGGAGCGCATCGCGGTCAAGCCCCGCGGGCTGGCGGGCCGTTCCCTGCCGATCAGTCCCCGCTGA
- a CDS encoding DUF3117 domain-containing protein — MAAMKPRTGDGPMEAVKEGRLIIVRVPLEGGGRLVVSVNDAEAKELYDVLGDVVNAA, encoded by the coding sequence ATGGCAGCCATGAAGCCGAGAACCGGAGACGGACCGATGGAGGCCGTTAAGGAGGGTCGCCTGATCATCGTGCGCGTCCCCCTGGAGGGCGGCGGCCGCCTTGTCGTCTCCGTGAACGACGCTGAGGCGAAGGAGCTTTACGACGTGCTGGGCGACGTGGTCAACGCCGCCTGA
- a CDS encoding class I SAM-dependent methyltransferase: MSEQDANHRFANEATVEPDQIARARAHALELGAAPISAAVGAQCALLAAASQSLNIVEIGTGAGVSGLWLLHGAPRATLTTIDSEPEHLAVARKAFADAGVPPARARFITGRASNVLPRMNEASYDIVLVDADPDGVIEYVEHGLRLVRAGGTVLVPRVLNGGAVADPVRRDAVTSAYRSLIQETQSSPAVLGALSIVGEGLLQLTTIPAD, translated from the coding sequence ATGAGCGAGCAGGACGCGAACCATCGCTTCGCGAATGAGGCGACGGTCGAGCCGGATCAGATCGCCCGGGCGCGTGCACACGCCCTCGAATTGGGCGCGGCGCCGATCAGCGCCGCGGTGGGCGCCCAGTGCGCGCTGCTGGCCGCGGCATCCCAGTCACTGAACATCGTCGAGATCGGGACCGGTGCCGGCGTCTCCGGCCTCTGGCTGCTGCACGGCGCGCCGCGGGCGACGCTCACGACGATCGACAGCGAACCCGAGCATCTCGCCGTGGCACGGAAGGCCTTCGCCGACGCCGGTGTGCCGCCGGCGCGGGCCCGCTTCATCACCGGACGGGCATCCAATGTGCTTCCGCGCATGAACGAGGCGTCGTACGACATCGTGCTGGTGGATGCCGACCCCGACGGCGTCATCGAATATGTCGAGCACGGCCTGCGCCTGGTCCGCGCGGGAGGAACCGTCCTCGTCCCCCGCGTCCTGAACGGCGGTGCCGTCGCCGATCCGGTGCGACGCGACGCCGTGACGAGCGCATACCGCTCGCTCATCCAGGAGACGCAGTCCTCGCCGGCCGTCCTCGGCGCGCTCTCGATCGTCGGAGAGGGGCTGCTGCAGCTCACGACAATCCCCGCAGACTGA